Proteins from a genomic interval of Clostridium sp. M62/1:
- a CDS encoding HD domain-containing protein, translating into MQEEELPKNGGGIEMDAEETPDGIRTAGTVRLIQKAAAFAARVHAGAVRKGGVIPYITHPLDAALIVSSITEDEELIAAAILHDTMEDAGVAFEELEREFGSRVAWLVAGETEDKSRPWKERKQATIDYLKQADTDARILALGDKLSNLRSTARDYLLMGDQVFERFNMKEKRWQGWYYTSLIEGFWELKQFPEYREFVRLCHMVFG; encoded by the coding sequence ATGCAGGAAGAGGAACTGCCAAAGAATGGAGGAGGGATCGAGATGGATGCGGAAGAGACGCCAGACGGCATAAGGACAGCCGGGACTGTCAGGCTGATTCAAAAGGCTGCAGCCTTTGCGGCCAGAGTTCATGCAGGGGCAGTGAGAAAGGGCGGAGTAATTCCCTACATCACACATCCTCTGGACGCGGCTCTGATCGTTTCATCTATTACAGAGGATGAAGAGCTGATTGCGGCAGCGATTCTGCACGATACTATGGAGGATGCAGGAGTCGCTTTTGAGGAACTGGAGAGGGAATTTGGCTCCCGTGTGGCCTGGCTGGTGGCAGGGGAGACAGAGGACAAAAGCCGCCCATGGAAAGAGAGAAAGCAGGCTACCATCGACTACCTGAAGCAGGCTGACACAGATGCGAGGATTCTGGCTTTGGGCGATAAGCTGAGCAATCTGCGGAGTACGGCCAGGGATTACCTTCTGATGGGAGATCAGGTGTTCGAGCGGTTTAACATGAAGGAAAAAAGGTGGCAGGGCTGGTATTACACCTCTCTGATTGAAGGATTCTGGGAGCTTAAGCAGTTCCCGGAATATCGGGAGTTTGTAAGACTGTGCCATATGGTATTCGGATAA
- a CDS encoding mechanosensitive ion channel family protein has protein sequence MNILYTAETEGLAELGTELQELKELSQPDVLLDMVKGWIPDLTSLGIKLLIALVIFLVGRKIIGLILRMAKHSFERAGMEISVMKFLNSLIGFCLNALLIFIIAGQMGIDSASIVAILGFAGLALGLALQESLKNLAGGIVILIMKPFRVGDYILSPQAEGTVALIGLVYTTLVTIDNKTISIPNGTLSNSVVTNVTAMDRRRLDLTVGIGYNSDLKQAKEILKQIYTRHPSILKEEEILVYVDSLAEDSVVLGARGWTKSEDYWKTRWDITEQMKLEFDRAGIQIPFKQMDIHISTFPREETAGQEQMHLRAAGFDGDEKEQKPRL, from the coding sequence ATGAACATTTTATATACAGCAGAGACAGAAGGTTTGGCAGAGCTGGGGACAGAGCTGCAGGAATTAAAGGAGCTGAGCCAGCCGGACGTGCTTCTTGATATGGTGAAGGGATGGATTCCCGATTTGACCTCTCTTGGGATTAAACTCCTGATAGCCCTGGTTATTTTTCTGGTTGGGCGCAAAATTATCGGTCTGATACTGAGGATGGCCAAACACTCCTTTGAGCGGGCGGGAATGGAAATCAGCGTCATGAAATTTCTTAATTCCCTGATAGGCTTCTGCCTGAATGCCCTTCTCATATTCATAATAGCAGGACAGATGGGGATTGACTCGGCATCTATTGTGGCTATTCTTGGTTTTGCCGGTCTGGCCCTGGGCCTGGCCCTTCAGGAGAGTCTTAAAAATCTTGCCGGAGGCATTGTCATCCTGATAATGAAGCCATTCCGGGTGGGGGATTATATCCTGTCGCCTCAGGCTGAGGGAACGGTTGCCCTGATTGGGCTCGTATACACCACCCTTGTCACCATTGACAACAAGACGATCTCTATCCCAAACGGAACTCTTTCCAACTCTGTTGTCACCAATGTGACGGCTATGGACAGGAGACGCCTCGACCTGACGGTGGGCATCGGATATAATTCTGATCTGAAACAGGCAAAGGAGATTTTGAAGCAGATCTATACGAGACATCCGTCGATTCTCAAGGAGGAGGAGATATTAGTCTATGTGGACTCTCTGGCCGAGGACAGCGTGGTGCTTGGCGCAAGAGGCTGGACAAAATCGGAGGACTACTGGAAGACCAGATGGGATATTACCGAGCAGATGAAGCTGGAATTTGACCGGGCAGGTATCCAGATTCCTTTTAAACAGATGGATATCCACATCAGCACCTTCCCCCGGGAGGAGACGGCGGGACAAGAGCAGATGCATCTGCGGGCTGCCGGGTTTGACGGGGATGAAAAGGAACAGAAGCCCAGGCTGTAA
- the glgB gene encoding 1,4-alpha-glucan branching protein GlgB, producing MDKVLYDLMDWAGIEELVYSESSDPHRMLGAHLTEQGMLVQAFIPTARDITVKLSATGKTYPMEMADEAGFFAVLIPRKTLADYTLQVFYDNGTLGEIRDPYSFAPQFTENDLKKFEAGIHYSIYEKMGAHPMTVKGVEGVYFAVWAPCAMRVSVVGDFNFWDGRRHQMRKLGDSGIFELFIPGLKKGTIYKYEIKFRNGDPALKADPYANYAELRPNTASIVWDLGKYEWNDGDWMKQRAAADSKDRPMSVYEVHLGSWKRKEFSLDEHGDEIPGSEFYNYREIAPELAAYVKDMGYTHVELMPVMEHPLDASWGYQVTGYYAPTSRYGTPDDFMYFMDYMHGQGIGVILDWVPAHFPRDAWGMAQFDGTCVYEHQDPRQGSHPHWGTLIYNYGRPGVSNFLIANAMFWADKYHADGIRFDAVASMLYLDYGKNPGEWVANIYGGHENLEAVEFLKHLNSVFKGRKDGAVLIAEESTAWPKVTGSVKEDGLGFDYKWNMGWMNDFLGYMKCDPYFRCHHYGELTFSMIYAYSEDFILVFSHDEVVHGKGSMAGKMPGDTFEAKFANLRAAYGFMMGHPGKKLLFMGQEFGQIDEWNENKSLEWELLQYPIHRNMQTYVKALNHFYREHPALYKEDYTPDGFEWINCMDSANNIVVFLRKTGKPEETLLFVCNFAPVEHQKYQIGVPFAGKYKEIFNSESQEFGGSGVVNPRVKTSKEEEHDGRENSITVRIAPLGVSVFSCTPDEKKSAKTSAAGRKAKSAKSRTGAGNPKKTAGKKKGSKTPETAFPVNEESASEDRGDAGDEREPARGQVISFKAEKSLYGALADLKDDEEARERLKKEMEGSRTEPEKQPESVVKKAKKAQKAARKKAQEAADTLIATVNGVKRAAREKIESVQEPDKREKPKHPDGKAEQPKKE from the coding sequence ATGGACAAAGTATTATACGATCTTATGGACTGGGCAGGCATTGAGGAGCTGGTGTACTCTGAATCTTCTGATCCTCACCGGATGCTGGGGGCGCATCTGACGGAGCAGGGGATGCTGGTGCAGGCGTTTATACCCACAGCCAGAGATATTACAGTAAAGCTCTCAGCCACGGGAAAAACCTATCCCATGGAGATGGCAGATGAGGCTGGCTTTTTCGCCGTGCTGATTCCGAGAAAGACACTGGCCGACTATACGCTGCAGGTGTTCTATGACAATGGGACGCTGGGGGAGATCCGCGATCCATATTCCTTTGCGCCTCAGTTCACAGAAAATGATTTAAAGAAATTCGAAGCAGGAATCCACTATTCCATCTATGAAAAAATGGGAGCGCACCCGATGACAGTAAAAGGCGTGGAGGGAGTTTACTTCGCCGTGTGGGCGCCCTGTGCCATGCGCGTCAGCGTGGTTGGGGATTTTAACTTCTGGGATGGGCGCCGCCACCAGATGAGAAAGCTGGGGGATTCCGGTATCTTTGAACTCTTTATCCCGGGCCTTAAGAAGGGAACCATTTATAAGTATGAGATCAAATTCAGAAACGGGGATCCGGCTCTGAAGGCGGACCCATATGCAAACTATGCAGAGCTTCGACCGAATACTGCGTCTATTGTATGGGATCTGGGAAAATATGAGTGGAATGACGGGGACTGGATGAAGCAGAGGGCAGCCGCCGACAGCAAGGACAGGCCTATGTCTGTCTATGAGGTGCATCTGGGCTCCTGGAAGAGAAAGGAGTTCTCTCTGGACGAGCATGGCGATGAGATACCAGGCTCTGAGTTCTATAATTACCGCGAGATTGCACCGGAACTGGCGGCCTATGTGAAGGACATGGGCTATACTCATGTGGAGCTGATGCCGGTGATGGAGCACCCTCTGGATGCGTCCTGGGGATACCAGGTGACTGGCTATTATGCGCCTACCAGCCGCTACGGCACCCCGGATGATTTTATGTATTTTATGGATTACATGCACGGTCAGGGGATCGGCGTGATTCTGGACTGGGTTCCGGCCCATTTTCCGCGGGATGCCTGGGGAATGGCCCAGTTTGACGGCACCTGCGTCTATGAGCACCAGGATCCGAGGCAGGGCTCTCACCCACACTGGGGAACTCTGATCTACAATTACGGCCGTCCCGGGGTATCCAATTTCCTGATTGCCAATGCCATGTTCTGGGCAGACAAGTATCACGCTGACGGAATCCGCTTCGATGCGGTGGCATCCATGCTCTATCTGGACTATGGAAAGAACCCGGGAGAGTGGGTGGCAAATATTTACGGAGGCCATGAGAATCTGGAGGCCGTGGAATTTTTAAAGCATTTAAACTCTGTGTTTAAGGGAAGGAAGGACGGCGCTGTGCTGATTGCCGAGGAATCCACAGCCTGGCCGAAGGTGACAGGCTCTGTGAAGGAGGACGGCCTTGGTTTTGACTACAAGTGGAATATGGGGTGGATGAACGACTTCCTCGGATACATGAAGTGCGATCCCTACTTCCGCTGCCACCATTACGGGGAGCTGACCTTCAGCATGATTTATGCCTACAGTGAAGATTTCATCCTGGTATTCTCCCATGACGAGGTGGTCCACGGCAAGGGCTCCATGGCGGGAAAGATGCCGGGAGATACCTTTGAGGCGAAGTTTGCGAACCTTCGGGCTGCCTACGGCTTTATGATGGGCCATCCGGGCAAGAAGCTCCTGTTTATGGGACAGGAGTTCGGACAGATTGACGAGTGGAATGAAAATAAGAGCCTTGAGTGGGAGCTTCTGCAGTATCCGATTCACAGAAACATGCAGACCTATGTGAAAGCCCTCAATCATTTCTACAGAGAACATCCGGCCCTTTACAAAGAGGATTACACGCCGGACGGCTTCGAGTGGATTAACTGCATGGATTCAGCAAATAACATTGTAGTCTTTCTCAGAAAGACGGGAAAGCCGGAGGAAACGCTGCTTTTTGTCTGCAACTTTGCGCCTGTAGAGCATCAGAAATACCAGATCGGCGTGCCGTTCGCAGGAAAATACAAGGAAATTTTCAACAGCGAGTCCCAGGAATTCGGCGGCTCAGGAGTGGTTAACCCGCGGGTGAAAACCTCAAAAGAGGAGGAACACGACGGAAGGGAGAATTCGATCACTGTGCGCATCGCTCCTCTGGGCGTCAGTGTTTTCTCGTGCACACCGGATGAAAAAAAGAGCGCGAAGACATCTGCGGCAGGCAGGAAAGCGAAATCAGCAAAGAGCAGGACAGGAGCAGGAAACCCGAAGAAAACGGCAGGGAAGAAAAAGGGTTCCAAAACACCAGAGACAGCCTTCCCTGTAAATGAAGAGAGCGCTTCTGAGGACAGAGGGGACGCCGGGGATGAAAGGGAGCCTGCCAGGGGACAGGTGATCTCATTTAAAGCAGAAAAAAGCCTGTACGGCGCCCTGGCAGATTTGAAGGACGACGAGGAGGCCAGGGAGAGGCTCAAGAAAGAGATGGAGGGCAGCCGGACGGAACCAGAAAAGCAGCCCGAGAGTGTAGTGAAGAAGGCAAAAAAGGCTCAGAAGGCGGCCAGAAAGAAAGCCCAGGAGGCGGCAGATACCCTGATTGCAACTGTAAATGGGGTAAAGAGGGCAGCCAGAGAGAAGATAGAGAGTGTTCAGGAGCCGGACAAGAGAGAAAAGCCAAAGCATCCTGACGGAAAAGCAGAGCAGCCTAAGAAAGAATAA
- the lepB gene encoding signal peptidase I: MENKEKRLGSIRHDEPPKSRKRDEENQPFSWKREILSWIQILVIAGIIALVLNSCIIANSTVPTGSMENTIMAHSRVLGSRLTYKFSEPERGDIAIFIYPDDKAEGKKTYYVKRIIGLPGETVDIVDGKIYIDGSDTPLDEPYLHEPMDMYGKDHLHYEVPEGHYFMLGDNRNNSNDARFWEHKYVPKEDLVAKVYLEYFPNPQILH; this comes from the coding sequence ATGGAAAATAAAGAAAAGCGTCTTGGAAGCATAAGACATGATGAGCCTCCCAAAAGCAGGAAACGCGATGAGGAAAACCAGCCTTTCAGCTGGAAACGGGAAATTTTAAGCTGGATTCAGATTTTAGTCATCGCCGGGATCATAGCCCTCGTTCTCAACAGCTGTATTATCGCAAACAGTACCGTTCCCACTGGTTCCATGGAAAATACCATTATGGCTCACAGCCGCGTGCTGGGTTCCCGGCTTACCTACAAATTCAGCGAGCCTGAGCGGGGCGATATCGCCATATTCATCTACCCGGACGACAAGGCTGAAGGCAAGAAAACCTATTATGTAAAGCGTATTATCGGTCTTCCCGGTGAAACGGTTGACATCGTAGACGGAAAGATCTATATTGATGGTTCAGATACGCCCCTCGACGAGCCTTACCTGCATGAGCCTATGGACATGTACGGAAAGGATCACCTTCACTATGAAGTGCCTGAGGGCCATTACTTCATGCTGGGCGACAACAGGAATAATTCCAATGATGCCCGGTTCTGGGAGCACAAATATGTGCCAAAAGAGGATCTGGTGGCCAAGGTTTATCTGGAATACTTCCCGAATCCTCAGATTCTCCATTAA
- a CDS encoding aspartate kinase — protein sequence MKKVVKFGGSSLASAKQFKKVKDIITADKSRCYVVPSAPGKRSSKDDKVTDLLYACYDAASSGGSYKKIFSAITERYEQIIEGLSLNVNLDYEFKTIEENFLARKGRDYAASRGEYLNGILMASYLGYEFIDAAEVVLFDENGVFLPEKTNAELSARLAKSPRAVIPGFYGSMPDGTVKTFSRGGSDITGSIVARAVHADLYENWTDVSGFLVTDPRIVDNPKTIETITYRELRELSYMGASVLHEEAIFPVRKEGIPINIRNTNRPDDPGTMIVESTLKKPRYTITGIAGKKGFCAINIEKAMMNTEIGFGRKVLDVFERNGISFEHMPSGIDTMSIFLHQSEFEKQEQSVIAGIHRAVAPDHLELDSDLALIAVVGRGMKSARGTAGRIFSALAHARVNVKMIDQGSSELNIIIGVKNEDFETAVKAIYDIFVTVAL from the coding sequence ATGAAAAAGGTTGTGAAGTTCGGCGGAAGTTCTCTCGCCAGCGCAAAACAGTTTAAAAAGGTAAAAGATATTATTACGGCTGACAAGTCCAGATGCTATGTTGTCCCATCGGCCCCCGGAAAGCGGAGCAGCAAAGACGATAAGGTGACGGATCTTCTCTACGCCTGCTATGACGCGGCCTCCTCCGGCGGGAGCTATAAAAAAATTTTTTCCGCCATCACAGAGCGGTATGAGCAGATTATCGAGGGTCTGTCCCTGAATGTGAATCTCGACTATGAGTTTAAGACTATCGAAGAAAATTTCCTGGCGAGAAAGGGCCGCGACTACGCAGCCTCCAGAGGCGAATACTTAAACGGAATTCTTATGGCCTCCTACTTAGGCTACGAGTTTATAGATGCGGCAGAGGTGGTGCTCTTTGACGAGAACGGCGTCTTTCTGCCGGAAAAAACCAACGCGGAACTTTCCGCCCGCCTCGCGAAGTCTCCCCGCGCCGTAATTCCAGGCTTCTACGGTTCCATGCCTGACGGCACGGTAAAGACCTTTTCCCGGGGAGGCTCCGACATCACAGGCTCCATCGTGGCCAGGGCCGTTCACGCGGATCTCTATGAGAACTGGACGGATGTATCGGGCTTTCTGGTTACGGATCCCAGGATCGTGGACAACCCAAAGACCATCGAGACCATTACATACAGGGAGCTTCGCGAGCTCTCCTACATGGGCGCCAGCGTACTCCACGAGGAGGCCATCTTCCCGGTGAGAAAGGAAGGCATTCCGATCAATATCCGAAACACCAACCGGCCGGACGATCCGGGCACCATGATTGTGGAGAGCACTCTGAAGAAGCCCCGCTACACCATCACAGGAATTGCCGGAAAGAAGGGCTTCTGCGCCATTAATATTGAAAAGGCCATGATGAACACGGAGATCGGCTTCGGCAGAAAGGTGCTGGACGTGTTTGAGCGAAACGGCATCTCCTTTGAACATATGCCGTCCGGCATTGACACCATGAGCATCTTCCTTCACCAGTCTGAGTTCGAGAAGCAGGAGCAGTCTGTCATCGCCGGAATCCACCGGGCCGTGGCCCCGGATCACCTGGAGCTTGACTCGGATCTGGCCCTCATCGCCGTGGTAGGCCGGGGGATGAAGTCGGCCCGCGGCACAGCCGGAAGGATCTTTTCCGCCCTGGCCCATGCGAGAGTCAATGTAAAGATGATCGATCAGGGCTCCAGCGAGCTGAATATTATCATTGGGGTCAAAAATGAAGATTTTGAGACGGCTGTGAAAGCGATCTATGACATTTTTGTGACAGTGGCGCTCTAA
- the rpiB gene encoding ribose 5-phosphate isomerase B gives MKIAIGNDHTAVELKNIIKEFVESKGYEVIDMGTNSSESCDYPVYGEKVGRAVASGEADLGITICGTGVGISLAANKVKGVRACVCSEPYTARLSRMHNNTNVLAFGARVVGSEMAKMITEEWLDAKFEGGRHQRRVDMIMDIENR, from the coding sequence ATGAAAATTGCAATAGGAAACGATCACACAGCAGTGGAGCTTAAAAATATTATTAAAGAGTTCGTGGAGTCAAAGGGATATGAGGTCATTGACATGGGAACAAATTCCAGCGAGAGCTGTGATTATCCGGTTTACGGTGAGAAAGTAGGCCGTGCAGTGGCTTCCGGCGAGGCAGATCTGGGGATCACCATCTGCGGCACCGGTGTGGGAATCTCCCTGGCAGCCAACAAGGTGAAGGGCGTGCGCGCCTGCGTATGCAGCGAGCCGTACACGGCAAGGCTGTCCAGGATGCACAACAATACAAACGTGCTGGCCTTCGGCGCAAGGGTAGTGGGAAGCGAGATGGCCAAGATGATCACCGAGGAGTGGCTGGACGCCAAGTTTGAGGGCGGAAGACACCAGAGACGGGTGGATATGATCATGGACATCGAGAACAGGTAA
- a CDS encoding 3'-5' exoribonuclease YhaM family protein has protein sequence MKYIGQFYDGMHVSDVYLCKKKQIALTKNGKEYGALTLQDKTGTVDAKIWDLGSPGIGSFEVLDYVYIDGDVTVFQGANQVNIRRIRKADAGEYVESDYLPVSSKDIKTMYGELRGLIDSMKNPFLRKLAGSYFIEDKDFMRRFCFHSAAKSVHHGFVGGLLEHTLSVMKLCDYFAAVYPRLNRDLLLTAALFHDIGKTRELSAFPENDYTDDGQLLGHIIIGTEMVSERIREIPGFPEKMAAELKHCILAHHGELEYGSPKKPALFEALALSLADNADAKLETMNEVLTGAGDNSGWLGYNRLFESNVRKTTEL, from the coding sequence ATGAAGTATATCGGACAGTTTTATGACGGAATGCATGTTTCAGACGTGTATCTTTGTAAGAAAAAGCAGATTGCACTGACGAAGAACGGCAAGGAATACGGGGCCCTTACCCTTCAGGATAAGACCGGAACCGTGGACGCCAAGATCTGGGATCTGGGTTCTCCGGGAATCGGCAGCTTCGAGGTGCTGGACTATGTGTATATAGATGGAGATGTGACCGTATTCCAGGGCGCCAACCAGGTCAATATACGCCGGATCAGAAAGGCAGACGCAGGAGAATATGTGGAGAGTGACTATCTTCCCGTCAGCTCCAAGGACATTAAGACCATGTACGGGGAACTGAGAGGGCTGATCGATTCCATGAAGAATCCATTCCTGAGAAAGCTGGCGGGCAGCTATTTCATAGAGGACAAGGACTTTATGCGCCGCTTCTGCTTCCACTCCGCAGCCAAGAGCGTGCACCACGGCTTTGTGGGAGGGCTTCTGGAGCACACCCTGAGCGTGATGAAGCTGTGCGACTATTTTGCTGCCGTCTATCCGCGTCTGAACAGGGATCTTCTGCTGACAGCGGCCCTGTTTCATGACATCGGAAAGACGAGAGAGCTGTCTGCCTTCCCGGAGAATGACTATACGGATGACGGGCAGCTTCTGGGGCATATTATAATCGGGACAGAGATGGTGTCTGAGCGGATCAGGGAAATTCCTGGATTTCCGGAGAAGATGGCCGCAGAGCTCAAACACTGCATTCTGGCCCACCACGGAGAGCTGGAATACGGCTCGCCGAAAAAGCCGGCGCTGTTTGAGGCCCTGGCTTTAAGCCTGGCGGACAACGCAGACGCGAAGCTGGAAACCATGAACGAGGTGCTCACCGGCGCAGGCGACAACAGCGGCTGGCTGGGCTACAACAGGCTCTTTGAGTCCAATGTGAGAAAGACCACGGAGCTGTAG